A portion of the Streptomyces sp. YPW6 genome contains these proteins:
- the mshA gene encoding D-inositol-3-phosphate glycosyltransferase codes for MSQYVSRLGSTRTAARLRFPGGFPGASRKPRRIAMLSVHTSPLHQPGTGDAGGMNVYIVELAKRLAAINIEVEIFTRATTGSLAPAVELAPGVLVRHVDAGPYEGLAKEDLPAQLCAFTHGVMQAWAGQRPGYYDLVHSHYWLSGQVGWLAAQRWGVPLVHAMHTMAKVKNAALAAGDTPEPPARVIGETQIVNASDRLIANTAEEADELVRFYDADPAAVAVVHPGVNLDRFRAADGRAAARARLGLPQDALIPLFAGRIQPLKAPDVLLRAVAVLLERDPSLRSRIVVPVVGGPSGSGLAKPEGLQKLAARLGIADVVRFCPPVGQDLLADWFRAASVLVMPSYSESFGLVAIEAQATGTPVVAAAVGGLPVAVRDEVSGFLIPGHEPEAYARALGRFADAPELVDRMGAAAAAHAQSFGWDTAASATADVYTAALCDHRRRARAHHG; via the coding sequence GTGAGCCAGTACGTCTCCCGGCTCGGCTCCACCCGGACGGCCGCGCGCCTGAGGTTCCCCGGAGGCTTCCCCGGGGCCTCCCGCAAGCCGCGCCGCATCGCGATGCTCTCCGTGCACACCTCCCCGCTCCACCAGCCCGGCACCGGCGACGCGGGCGGGATGAACGTCTACATCGTCGAACTGGCCAAGCGCCTCGCCGCGATCAACATCGAGGTCGAGATCTTCACCCGGGCGACCACCGGCTCCCTGGCCCCCGCGGTCGAGCTGGCCCCCGGCGTTCTGGTCCGGCACGTCGACGCCGGACCGTACGAGGGCCTCGCCAAGGAGGACCTGCCCGCCCAGCTCTGCGCCTTCACCCACGGTGTGATGCAGGCCTGGGCCGGCCAGCGCCCCGGCTACTACGACCTGGTGCACTCCCACTACTGGCTCTCCGGCCAGGTCGGCTGGCTCGCCGCGCAGCGCTGGGGCGTCCCGCTCGTGCACGCCATGCACACCATGGCCAAGGTCAAGAACGCCGCGCTCGCCGCGGGCGACACCCCCGAGCCGCCCGCCCGGGTCATCGGTGAGACCCAGATCGTGAACGCCTCCGACCGGCTGATCGCCAACACCGCCGAGGAGGCCGACGAACTCGTCCGCTTCTACGACGCCGACCCGGCCGCCGTCGCCGTCGTCCACCCCGGCGTCAACCTGGACCGCTTCCGCGCCGCCGACGGCCGCGCCGCCGCGCGCGCCCGGCTCGGTCTGCCGCAGGACGCGCTGATCCCGCTCTTCGCGGGCCGCATCCAGCCGCTGAAGGCCCCGGACGTGCTGCTGCGCGCGGTGGCCGTGCTGCTGGAGAGGGACCCGTCGCTGCGCTCGCGCATCGTGGTGCCGGTGGTCGGCGGGCCGAGCGGCAGCGGGCTCGCCAAGCCCGAGGGGCTCCAGAAGCTGGCCGCGCGCCTCGGTATCGCCGACGTCGTACGGTTCTGTCCGCCGGTGGGCCAGGATCTGCTGGCGGACTGGTTCCGGGCCGCGTCGGTGCTGGTCATGCCGTCGTACAGCGAGTCCTTCGGCCTGGTCGCCATCGAGGCGCAGGCGACCGGTACGCCGGTGGTCGCGGCGGCCGTGGGCGGGCTGCCCGTCGCGGTGCGCGACGAGGTCAGCGGCTTCCTGATACCCGGGCACGAGCCGGAGGCGTACGCCCGCGCGCTCGGGCGGTTCGCGGACGCGCCGGAGCTGGTCGACCGCATGGGGGCGGCCGCCGCGGCGCACGCCCAGTCCTTCGGCTGGGACACGGCCGCTTCGGCGACCGCCGACGTCTACACGGCGGCGCTCTGCGACCACCGCCGCCGCGCGAGGGCGCACCACGGCTGA
- a CDS encoding phosphoglyceromutase — translation MADAPYKLILLRHGESEWNAKNLFTGWVDVNLTEKGEKEAVRGGELLKDAGLLPDVLHTSLQRRAIRTAQLALESADRLWIPVRRSWRLNERHYGALQGKDKAQTLAEFGEEQFMLWRRSYDTPPPSLARDAEYSQFDDPRYATLPPELRPDTECLKDVVVRMLPYWFDSIVPDLLTGRTVLVAAHGNSLRALVKHLDGISDADIAGLNIPTGIPLSYELDADFKPLKPGGTYLDPDAAKAAIEAVKNQGKKK, via the coding sequence ATGGCCGACGCACCGTACAAGCTGATCCTCCTCCGCCACGGCGAGAGCGAATGGAACGCGAAGAACCTGTTCACCGGCTGGGTGGACGTCAACCTCACCGAGAAGGGCGAGAAGGAAGCAGTCCGCGGCGGTGAGCTGCTCAAGGACGCCGGTCTGCTCCCCGACGTCCTGCACACCTCCCTCCAGCGCCGCGCGATCCGCACCGCGCAGCTCGCCCTGGAGTCCGCCGACCGCCTCTGGATCCCGGTCCGCCGCTCCTGGCGCCTGAACGAGCGCCACTACGGCGCGCTCCAGGGCAAGGACAAGGCGCAGACGCTCGCCGAGTTCGGCGAGGAGCAGTTCATGCTGTGGCGCCGCTCGTACGACACCCCGCCGCCGTCGCTGGCCCGCGACGCCGAGTACAGCCAGTTCGACGACCCGCGCTACGCGACGCTCCCCCCGGAGCTGCGCCCGGACACGGAGTGCCTGAAGGACGTCGTCGTCCGCATGCTCCCGTACTGGTTCGACAGCATCGTCCCGGACCTCCTCACGGGCCGCACGGTCCTGGTCGCCGCGCACGGCAACAGCCTCCGCGCCCTGGTGAAGCACCTGGACGGCATCTCGGACGCGGACATCGCGGGCCTCAACATCCCGACCGGCATCCCGCTCTCCTACGAGCTCGACGCCGACTTCAAGCCGCTGAAGCCGGGCGGCACGTACCTCGACCCGGACGCGGCGAAGGCCGCCATCGAGGCCGTGAAGAACCAGGGCAAGAAGAAGTAA
- a CDS encoding YbjN domain-containing protein, translating to MADAPDETAAAQVIEATLNDAGLAWESPERGNYVVTLPGTRKLSTTCSLIVGKHSLSLNAFVVRHPDENDAEVHRWLLERNLRLFGVSYAIDSLGDVYLVGKLPLSVVTADELDRLFGVVLEAADGAFNTLLELGFASSIRKEYAWRVARGESTRNLDAFRHLTRGASES from the coding sequence ATGGCTGACGCACCCGACGAGACAGCAGCGGCCCAGGTCATCGAGGCGACGCTGAACGATGCCGGGCTCGCATGGGAGAGCCCGGAACGCGGCAACTACGTCGTGACCCTGCCGGGCACCCGCAAGCTGTCGACGACCTGTTCGCTGATCGTCGGCAAGCACTCCCTCTCCCTCAACGCGTTCGTCGTCCGGCACCCGGACGAGAACGACGCCGAGGTGCACCGCTGGCTGCTGGAGCGCAACCTCCGCCTGTTCGGCGTGAGTTACGCGATCGACTCGCTCGGCGACGTCTACCTGGTCGGCAAGCTCCCCCTGTCGGTGGTCACCGCCGATGAACTGGACCGGCTGTTCGGTGTGGTCCTCGAAGCGGCCGACGGGGCGTTCAACACCCTTCTGGAGCTGGGCTTCGCGAGCTCCATCCGCAAGGAGTACGCGTGGCGGGTGGCGCGCGGTGAGTCCACCCGGAACCTGGACGCGTTCCGCCATCTGACCCGGGGCGCGTCCGAGAGCTGA